TTGTTCATCATAGTCTGATTGTCGATCTCGACCGGGTTGCAACCGTGGACAAGCGTCTGGTGGCATCATGGCATCGAGAAGAAGGGTGTCAGAACGACATCAGTCGCCGTGCGTTTAGCCAAGCAACGGGTCGCCATAAGAATAGGTTTGCGTTTCCTGACGCATTCGTCGACGCAATCGTGGGTGTCAGGACTTGGGTGCAGAAACATCGGTCCAAAGTCGCAACGCCCAGAGGTCAGTTTATCCAGGCGCTGGCGGAGATCCGCGTTAAGACAGACAAGTGGCAAGACGAGCCGCCCTTTTCTGAGCATCTGGAGTTCATCGGCATTTTGAAGGGCGATCCCTCATCTGCCTGCCGCAAACTCTGGGAAGAGCCGATAAAACAACTGGCCGGTCTAATAACTGACAAATTTTCCAATGCGGTTTTCTCGCTGACTACTTATCAAGATTTATCGACCTTCGAGTACATCACCAGCGACCGGTTAGATTACGATGGCTTAAGCCCAAAATAGCGATCGTCATCTGACCCTTGAGGAATGACTTAGACAGCAAATGCGCGGCTCCGAACGTCCTCGAAAAACTTCGCCTTTGCCGCATATCAAGCAGGCTCGACAGGCAACCTCGGCGAGTGCAGCAAATGCGGAGATGAGTAGGGTGAACGTTCCAGCCGCTGCATTCAAAAGTTCGAATCCCGCCCCGGTAATAGAACCTCTCACCAGACGTCCCATAACTAAGAGCTGTAAGACTCTCCAAATCTCTTGGGGGTATAAACGGGGTAATCTTCTCGCGCGTCTCAACAGAGTCTGGCGGTTTTCTGCCAGTTTTCGGCAAACATGTGCCTGCCTGCCGCCCGCACCAATTAAGATAGCAGGCTCTGTAAAGTCCACCGCACGGGGACAGGAGCCTGCATCAGCGGACGCCCAGGGGTCGCACGTCCCAAATCGACGGCGCGAAGCGTCAATCTGCCTTTTATGATGGATTGACCATCGCTTTATCAATCATAATTGGGCAATATCGTGATTGATAGAAAGGTATCCTATCGATCATGCGCTGGAATTGGCAACTTCCCGACTGGCCTGATTTCCGCTTCGACGCGGAACGAATTCGCGCGTCCGAAGAGCAATTCCTGAAAGGCTCTGGCGTCGTCATTGGCGCGCTCCACCATCTGGACGCCGATGAGCGCGATGGCCTGACCATCGAACTCATCTCGCAGGAGGTTGTCGATAGTTCTGCCATTGAGGGCGAGATCCTTGACCGTGCCAGCGTCCAGTCGTCGCTCGCGCGGCATCTGGGCTTTGCCGCAGACCAGCGCCGCGCAAGCGCGGCAGAGGCGGGGGCCGCCGAACTCATGGCCGATGTTTATCGTAGCCATGCTGCGTCGCTTGACGATCGGACTCTTTTTGCGTGGCACGCCATGCTGATGAACGGACGCCGCGACATTGCCGATGTCGGGCGCTATCGGACGCATGAAGATGCAATGCAGATCGTTTCGGGAGCACTCCATGCGCCGCGTGTGCATTTCGAGGCACCGCCGTCAGATACCATCCCGATGGAAATGTCCCGATTCATCGCGTGGTTCAATGGCAGCGCGCCGTCATCACCAAACCCGCTTCCCGTGATCACTCGGGCCGCAATCTCGCACCTGTGGTTCGAGAGCATCCATCCCTTTGAAGACGGCAATGGCCGGATCGGTCGCGCGATTGCTGAGAAGGCATTGGCCCAAAACCTCGCAGCGCCGACGCTGACGGCACTCGCGGAGACGATCCATCGCCACTGCAAAGCCTATTACGTTGCGCTTCAGCTTGGCAGCCAGAGCAACGACATCAATGCCTGGCTGACATGGTTTGCCGATATTGTGATGGAGGCGCAGGCGCGAACGATTACCCGAATCCGATTCCTGATCGACAAGACGCGGCTGCTCGATCGCTTGCGCGGCGCGATTAACGAACGTCAGGAAAAGGCGCTGCTCCGTATGTTCCGCGAAGGGCCCGATGGTTTTGCGGGCGGTTTGAGCGCAGAGAATTATCGGACGATCACAGATGCCAGTCTCGCCACTACGACGCGCGATTTGAACGACCTGGTTGAAAAGGGGGCGCTGATCCGCAGCGGCGAGCGTCGCTATGCACGGTATCGACTTGCTGCTGGAATATCGGTCGATCACAGTGCAAGTGAAGAATGAAATGATTACAGATTATCACTCAAAATACTTGGCTAGCGATCTTGTACGGCGTCGATCATCGGACAGCAGCGACAAGTTGGCCGTAGCCGTCGCTGGCGCGCAGGTGGACATGAACCCACACCAAGTTGACGCCGCACGGGCACCACCGCGCTAAAGGTCGTACCCGAACTCGCTGCAGCCGCAAGGAACTGACAGTTTTCCAGCGAACCCCTACGGCCGTCGGCGTCCGGGATAATGCCCCTTACAGATACCGCTTGGTTTACGTCGCAGCCAAAAAGGTGGCATCGTCAGCGCGCATCAAGAGTTTCAACGCCCTGTCGAACGGGGAACCCGTAGAGTGCGGCGTGGACCAACTTGGCTAGTCTTGAGTCGCCGGCCCATTATGGCATCTAGCTATTGCTTCCCGACCCACGACTCTCCGGTTTCATGCTCACGGTCACCGCCTCGATCGGCACATCCATTGTGTAGATAAATCCGGTGGAGTGGTACTTAAGTTCAACCTGGCCATGCAACTGCTGGCCCAGCGACACCATCATACGCGTACCGAAACTCGTACGTGTCGGTTCACATACGAGCGGTCCACCGATCTCAGCCCATTCAAAATGAAGACGTTCCCCGTCGAGGCGCCAGGCAAGACGAACCTGACCTTCTGCAACGGACAAGGCACCGAATTTGGTTGTGTTGGTGCAAAGCTCGTTCAGAGTCATCGCGAAGGCGATCACAGAACTCGAAGTAATCCGGATATCGTCACCGGAGATGATAAAGCGGCCACTTCCTTGGTCGAAGGGTTCGATTGCACTACGAATGGTGCTGTCGATCGTCGCATTTTCCCAACTCACTCGAGTGAGAAGATCATGCGCGCGCGCAAGGGCCGCAAACCGCCCATCGATCGCGGCACCCGCGTGGGCCATACTCGTTGCAGTGCGTAGGCTCTGATGGGTAATCGCGCCTACGGTGGCGAGCATATTCTTGATCCGATGGTGCAGCTCCGCGTGAATGAGATGCTGCAACTTGTCAGCAGCCTCGCGTTCTTCAGCTTCAATTCCTGACTGGACGAGCAACGCGCTGGCGTCGATACCTGCCTGCTCCAGCGCGAGTTTGAGACTGTCGTTCTCGGTAGTGAGTGCATCCTTGAATGGCTGGTTTTCGTCAATGATCAGCTGCTGTTTCTCGGTATCGAGTGCGGTCTTCAGGAGCAGAGCTTTGGCATCCATTCCCGCCTGCTGAAGTCGATGCCGGAGCTCCTTGTTCTCCGCGGTCAGTGTGTCGTCCGCAGCAATTAGTGATGGTACTACTTTCAGGATCCCCTCGCCGATCATTTTTTGGAGCTCGAGAACCATCTGCTGGATTTCGAGCGGCTTCGGGAAGAACCGGCTATCAGCAGGCTTTTCCGCATCCGTGACCGCGATTTGCCCAGAAACCAGAATGATCTTGATGTGCGGCCAGCGTAAGTGCACCGCATGGGCAAGCTTCAGACCGTCCATGCTCCCTGGCATTTGAATATCGGTGAACAGCAGCGATATGTCATCGCGCGATTCGAGGACCCGCATGGCCTCGTCGGCGCTCACGGCCTCAACTGGTGTGAACCCGGCATCTTCAACGATATCGACAGCGCGCATCCGAAGGACCATCTCGTCTTCGACGATCAAGACGATAGGCGTAGGGCGAGGCCGGGTCATGGTTAATACCTTTGAGATGCCTCGCTCTTCCCGACGGAGGGCGGAAGTTCGGCGAGGCATGGGGTGCGGTACGTTGACTGTCAAGCGAAGCGGGACCCTCTTAATCATCGGGCCTTTGGCTAGAGCCCAAGTGCATTGGACTTGTAACGGTTTTGCGCCGGTCACTTGAGAGTTTAAAACTCGTTCAAGGAGATCGACGAGATGATGAAGCTTAGCTAAGAGTTCAAGCGGGAGGCGGTGCGTATTGCGCTGACCAGGGGGCTGCCGCGTGACCGGATCGCGTCGGATTTGGGGGTTGGCAAATCGACGCTGGGCAAATGGCTGTCGCAGCATCGTTCGGCTGATCTAGTGCCAGCGCCGCAGGCAGATCTGGTGCGTGATGATGAACGCCTTCGCCCTGAGAATCGTGTGCTCCGGGAGGAGAGGGAAGTATTAAAAAACCGTCCCGGGCTGGGCCCGCCTGTGTGCGGTAGAAACGGGCCGTGCTACTGTATTGGCGGAAGGGTCGCGGCCGATGGCTTATTGGTGGCATGATCCCCGTTAAAAAACGTGGCCCGTGGGTGTTTGCGAACTTGAGAGTGGTGACGCCGTATTGCGACGATCCCGGTTAGGAAGATGACGTTTAGCATCACCCATACCCTTCTGCTTTGAAGGAGAAATGGAATGGCTAAAGCAAAATCCAAAGACATTGATGCGTTGTCGATGGTCAACCCTGGTGCCGCCGCAATCGACATCGGTTCGACCATGCACATGGCGGCCATAAATCCCGAGGCTGACATAAACCGGTACGAGCATTCGGCACATTCACCGGCGACCTGCACGATATGGCCCGCTGGTTCAAAGAATGTGGCGTCACGAGTGTGGCAATGGAATCCACCGGCGTTTACTGGATCCCGGCCTATGAGATCCTGGAGGGACACGGTTTTCACGTGATCCTGGTCAATGCGCGCTACGCCAAGAACGTACCCGGCCGCAAAACCGATGTCAGCGATGCTGCATGGTTACAGCGGCTTCACAGCTACGGGTTATTACGCGGCAGCTTCCGTCCGGAGGCCGAGGTGGCGACGTTACGTGCCTATTTGCGCCAGCGCGAGCGACTGATCGAATATGCGGCTTCTCATATCCAGCATATGCAAAAAGCGCTGATGGAGATGAACGTACAGCTCCACCATGTCGTCTCTGATATCACCGGTGTGACGGGCATGCGGATTATCAGGGCCATTGTCGCGGGAGAACGCAAACCCGGCGTCCTTGCCGAAATGCGCGATATCCGTTGTCACGCCAGCGTCGAGACAATCTGTGCAGCGTTGTCGGGGAACTGGCGGGATGAGCACATCTTCGCACTTTGCCAGTCGCTGGCTCTGTATGATTTTTATCAGACCAAAATCGTTGAATGTGACCGAAAGCTGGAAATCGCGCTTCAGAACCTTGCAGTCGAACAAGGTCACGATATCGGAAACCTACCCAAGGTGCGGACCAAGACAAAGCAGCCGAACACGCCAGACTTCGAGGTCCGTTCGGCGCTTTACCGTGTCCTCGGCGTCGACCTGACACAGATCCACGGGATCGGCCCATCATTGGCGCTTAAGCTTGTCGGTGAATGCGGGACAGACCTTGCCGCATGGCCCAGCGCCAAGCATTTTACATCGTGGTTATGCCTGGCACCGGGGAACAAGATATCGGGAGGTAAGCTGCTCTCGTCGAAAACACGTAGGTCATCAAGTCGAGCTGCGGCGCTGTTACGCTTGGCCGCCACGACTATTGGCCGTAGCGACACTGCCCTTGGTGCCTTTTACCGCAGACTGTCAGCACGCGCCGGAAAGGCCAAAGCGGTGACCGCGACGGCGCGCAAAATCGCAGTCCTGTTTTATAACAGCCTGCGTTACGGCATGAAGTATCATGATCCCGGTGCCACCCAATATGAGGAACGCTATCGCTCGCGGGTAATCGGCAATCTCCAGCGTCGCGCCAAGGCGTTCGGCTTTGCCTTGCACGAGTTACCGGCAGCACCTGAAATGGCTGTTTCTTAGGAAGGCCACGCAGTTCTTCGCGAGTCAGCGGCCATGAGGTTCGCATTCGTGGAGAGCTGGCGTCCTATATGGTCTGTGGAGACCATCTGCCGGGTGATGCGGGTCAGCCCTCGCGGCCGATCAGTCGTCGGGAGCGGACTGACATGAGGGTGCTGGCCCATATTCGGGAGCAGTATAACCTGAGCCTTGGCAGTTACGGTCGTCCGAGGATGACGATGGAGCTGAAGGAGGTTGGTGGACGTTGGCGAGCGCCGGGTCGGGCGAATAATGAGGATTAACGGGATCA
The DNA window shown above is from Sphingomonas paeninsulae and carries:
- a CDS encoding Fic family protein → MRWNWQLPDWPDFRFDAERIRASEEQFLKGSGVVIGALHHLDADERDGLTIELISQEVVDSSAIEGEILDRASVQSSLARHLGFAADQRRASAAEAGAAELMADVYRSHAASLDDRTLFAWHAMLMNGRRDIADVGRYRTHEDAMQIVSGALHAPRVHFEAPPSDTIPMEMSRFIAWFNGSAPSSPNPLPVITRAAISHLWFESIHPFEDGNGRIGRAIAEKALAQNLAAPTLTALAETIHRHCKAYYVALQLGSQSNDINAWLTWFADIVMEAQARTITRIRFLIDKTRLLDRLRGAINERQEKALLRMFREGPDGFAGGLSAENYRTITDASLATTTRDLNDLVEKGALIRSGERRYARYRLAAGISVDHSASEE
- a CDS encoding HWE histidine kinase domain-containing protein, with product MIVEDEMVLRMRAVDIVEDAGFTPVEAVSADEAMRVLESRDDISLLFTDIQMPGSMDGLKLAHAVHLRWPHIKIILVSGQIAVTDAEKPADSRFFPKPLEIQQMVLELQKMIGEGILKVVPSLIAADDTLTAENKELRHRLQQAGMDAKALLLKTALDTEKQQLIIDENQPFKDALTTENDSLKLALEQAGIDASALLVQSGIEAEEREAADKLQHLIHAELHHRIKNMLATVGAITHQSLRTATSMAHAGAAIDGRFAALARAHDLLTRVSWENATIDSTIRSAIEPFDQGSGRFIISGDDIRITSSSVIAFAMTLNELCTNTTKFGALSVAEGQVRLAWRLDGERLHFEWAEIGGPLVCEPTRTSFGTRMMVSLGQQLHGQVELKYHSTGFIYTMDVPIEAVTVSMKPESRGSGSNS